A single window of Mycolicibacterium aurum DNA harbors:
- a CDS encoding YeiH family protein: protein MTEQASETTDRTQRAGIGFAVAGVLVVLLLGAVTRFLEQQVPKWADGTAVEGIAKAIEFPVYAIALGLLGNFVLSKLALRDAFAAGFRTEFFIKTGLVLLGASINLKLLVTAAGPAIIQALLLITIVFGFTWWFGGKLGIEDKLRALLASAVSICGVSAAIAAAGAVQAKREQLAYAASLVIVFALPSIFLLPWLAGLLGLPDAVAGAWIGGNIDTTAAVAAAGALAGEDALQIATIVKTTQNALIGVVAIALTAYFALKVERRSGADARPTLGQFWERFPKFVLGFIAASIIGTLYLQWGGDKATITTVNDLRTWFLIFAFVAIGLEFSLKGLRDAGWRPVAVFASATVVNIVVALGLALVLFGNFEVS, encoded by the coding sequence GTGACCGAACAGGCGTCGGAGACCACCGACCGAACACAACGCGCGGGAATCGGATTCGCCGTCGCCGGCGTCCTCGTCGTCCTCTTGCTGGGCGCTGTGACGCGATTCCTGGAGCAGCAGGTACCCAAGTGGGCCGACGGAACCGCGGTCGAGGGGATCGCCAAGGCGATCGAATTCCCGGTCTACGCAATCGCATTGGGTCTGCTCGGCAACTTCGTACTGTCCAAGCTGGCACTGCGCGACGCGTTCGCCGCGGGGTTCCGTACCGAATTCTTCATCAAGACCGGCCTGGTACTGCTCGGCGCGTCGATCAACCTCAAGCTGCTCGTCACCGCGGCCGGGCCGGCGATCATCCAGGCGTTGCTGCTGATCACCATTGTCTTCGGCTTCACCTGGTGGTTCGGCGGCAAGTTGGGGATCGAGGACAAACTGCGCGCACTGCTGGCGTCCGCCGTGTCGATCTGCGGCGTCAGCGCGGCGATCGCCGCCGCGGGCGCGGTACAGGCCAAGCGTGAACAGCTCGCCTACGCCGCGTCGCTGGTGATCGTGTTCGCTCTGCCGTCGATCTTCCTTCTGCCGTGGCTGGCAGGGCTGTTGGGCCTGCCGGACGCCGTGGCCGGCGCCTGGATCGGCGGCAACATCGATACGACCGCCGCCGTGGCCGCGGCCGGTGCGCTCGCCGGCGAAGACGCGCTGCAGATCGCGACCATCGTGAAGACCACCCAGAACGCGCTGATCGGCGTGGTCGCGATCGCGCTGACCGCCTACTTCGCCCTGAAGGTGGAGCGGCGAAGTGGCGCCGATGCCCGGCCGACGCTAGGGCAGTTCTGGGAGCGCTTCCCGAAGTTCGTGCTCGGCTTCATCGCCGCGTCCATCATCGGCACTCTGTATCTGCAGTGGGGCGGGGACAAAGCGACCATCACCACGGTCAACGACCTGCGCACCTGGTTCCTGATCTTCGCGTTCGTCGCGATCGGCCTGGAGTTCTCACTCAAGGGGCTGCGCGACGCCGGGTGGCGGCCCGTCGCGGTGTTTGCCTCGGCCACCGTCGTGAACATCGTCGTTGCCCTCGGCCTGGCCCTCGTATTGTTCGGCAACTTCGAGGTGAGCTAG
- the lysE gene encoding L-lysine exporter encodes MALIAAIGAQNAFVLRQGIRGEHVLPVVALCTVSDLVLIAAGIAGFGALIAAHPDIVTVTTYGGAAFLIGYGLLAARRAFRPGALTPADAAPARLTAVLATCLALTFLNPHVYLDTVVLLGALANEHEDGKWLFGIGAVTASAVWFTGLGFGATRLRHLFESPRTWRFLDAGIAAMMIGLGVSLIVF; translated from the coding sequence ATGGCGCTCATCGCCGCGATCGGCGCCCAGAACGCGTTCGTCCTGCGGCAGGGGATCCGCGGCGAACACGTGCTTCCGGTCGTCGCCCTGTGCACGGTCTCGGACCTGGTGCTCATCGCCGCCGGCATCGCCGGCTTCGGCGCCCTGATCGCGGCGCATCCCGACATCGTCACCGTCACCACGTACGGCGGCGCCGCATTCCTCATCGGTTACGGCCTACTCGCCGCCCGCCGGGCTTTCAGACCGGGGGCGCTCACCCCGGCCGACGCGGCCCCGGCCCGCCTGACAGCCGTGCTGGCGACCTGCCTGGCCCTGACCTTCCTCAATCCGCACGTCTATCTGGACACCGTCGTCCTGCTCGGCGCGCTGGCCAACGAGCACGAGGACGGCAAGTGGCTGTTCGGGATCGGCGCGGTGACCGCCAGCGCGGTCTGGTTCACCGGCCTGGGGTTCGGCGCCACCCGGCTCCGCCACCTGTTCGAGTCGCCCCGGACCTGGCGCTTCCTCGACGCGGGGATCGCGGCGATGATGATCGGGCTGGGCGTCTCGTTGATCGTCTTCTGA
- a CDS encoding membrane protein translates to MTDTVRHDDKRELSARRGLSSLQKALFGVLALFFAINALFWFLEYRVGVSHAVASTTCVLFVVGCFLLALALPWLRLPGRRDHTKAERLGAMVIVWVFIALIPRFIWELPWLLFFDQIREGVESGSFWTYMWSPILLGGDARYLNGDPLIVVLEWVALFVGFFEAYALVQFFRNGKRFTSTQLSLIMAGMIVEVTLPAVYFGVEIANNLESMSSPVEMWVKFVVINVLWCTMPLVTYFWGVRRLTRQDLTVKF, encoded by the coding sequence ATGACAGACACCGTTCGCCATGACGACAAGCGGGAGTTGTCGGCGCGGCGTGGATTGTCGTCACTGCAGAAGGCACTGTTCGGTGTCCTGGCTCTGTTCTTCGCGATCAACGCGCTGTTCTGGTTCCTCGAATATCGAGTCGGTGTGTCCCACGCCGTTGCCTCGACGACATGCGTCCTCTTCGTCGTGGGGTGTTTCCTCCTCGCGCTGGCGCTGCCATGGCTGCGATTGCCTGGGCGGCGTGACCACACCAAGGCAGAGCGGTTGGGCGCAATGGTCATTGTCTGGGTGTTCATCGCCCTGATCCCCCGGTTCATCTGGGAGCTGCCGTGGCTGCTGTTCTTCGACCAGATCCGGGAAGGCGTAGAGAGTGGATCATTCTGGACCTACATGTGGTCACCGATCTTGCTCGGGGGTGACGCGCGCTATCTCAACGGCGATCCGCTCATCGTCGTGTTGGAGTGGGTCGCTCTCTTTGTCGGATTCTTCGAGGCCTACGCCCTGGTGCAGTTCTTTCGAAATGGTAAGCGGTTCACCAGCACTCAACTCTCTTTGATCATGGCAGGCATGATCGTCGAAGTGACGTTGCCCGCGGTCTATTTCGGAGTGGAGATCGCCAACAATCTCGAAAGTATGTCGAGTCCGGTGGAGATGTGGGTGAAGTTTGTGGTCATCAATGTCCTGTGGTGCACGATGCCGCTCGTCACCTATTTCTGGGGTGTTCGTAGGTTGACTCGTCAGGATCTCACCGTGAAATTCTAG
- a CDS encoding TetR/AcrR family transcriptional regulator yields the protein MTPRRRPDRPTTGRQERGDRTRELLIDETVRCIREEGFSAASARHIIERAGVSWGVIQHHFGDRDGLLTAVIEDALDRLVESLETLSDPAQAMSTDELVRATWEAFANPKAMAGLEILIATKQLRVGIDNRQIERLGAALVGLNGRLDADGDQQHAPALGMLLWTTPVAMMIAEMFATLPLAVGEAQKAIADLIDHHR from the coding sequence GTGACCCCGCGCAGGCGACCCGACCGTCCGACGACTGGGCGGCAAGAGCGCGGGGACCGCACCCGAGAACTGCTGATCGACGAGACGGTGCGATGCATTCGGGAAGAAGGCTTTTCCGCTGCGAGTGCGCGGCACATCATCGAACGCGCCGGCGTCAGCTGGGGTGTCATCCAACATCACTTCGGCGACCGCGACGGCCTGTTGACTGCGGTGATCGAAGATGCCTTGGACCGTCTGGTGGAATCCCTGGAGACGTTGTCTGATCCCGCGCAAGCGATGAGCACCGATGAACTCGTGCGGGCAACGTGGGAGGCGTTTGCAAACCCGAAGGCGATGGCCGGATTGGAAATTCTCATCGCGACCAAGCAGTTGCGCGTCGGAATCGATAACCGGCAGATCGAACGTCTCGGCGCTGCACTGGTCGGTTTGAACGGACGGTTGGACGCCGATGGCGATCAGCAGCACGCCCCTGCATTGGGCATGCTGCTGTGGACGACCCCGGTGGCGATGATGATAGCCGAGATGTTCGCAACACTCCCCCTTGCCGTGGGCGAGGCGCAGAAAGCTATCGCGGACCTGATCGACCACCACCGCTGA
- a CDS encoding MCE family protein, producing the protein MLTRLVRWQLAIFAVITVISVTAVSLLYLKVPDALGIGSYEVSANFSATGGLYQNANVTYRGTTIGRVTAIALSHDGGVDATLRLDSDTAVPESVTATVKSASAIGEQYVELTPTSDASTPTLRDGSRIARDHTVLSQDVAGTLKEAEKLVDSLSNSRLQDLLRETFKAFDGSGPELARLLESSRLLVDEANSHATETTALIDQAGPFLDVQIRSGDDIKQLADSLARFTTDVRTADPQLRTLLRTAPGAAEQAGATFAGISPSFPMLAANLANFGRIGVIYHKSIEQALVIFPALTAALTTISTQEPLDEGAKTDFKINLGDPPPCSVGYMPPTQIRSPADETLREVPQGMYCKTAQNDATVVRGARNYPCMEFPGKRAPTVQLCRDPEGYVPLGSNPWRGPTVPYGTPVTDPRMTLPQNKYPYIPPEADYDPGPPVVNLPPGVAPGPGPALTPPYPLPVPPNTPGPQPFPLPYQAPPDQTLPPSGRPPASPQPPVQQSPPAPPALPAEAAPTGSVQPQAAELPSAAYDERSGAFLDPHGGISVYAAGGSEFSPAENWVDLMLAPRS; encoded by the coding sequence ATGTTGACCCGTTTGGTGCGCTGGCAGCTCGCGATATTCGCTGTCATCACCGTGATCTCGGTGACGGCGGTCTCGCTGCTCTATCTCAAAGTCCCCGACGCGCTCGGTATCGGCAGTTACGAAGTCTCCGCCAACTTCTCGGCTACCGGTGGTCTGTATCAAAACGCCAATGTGACTTACCGTGGCACCACCATCGGTCGGGTCACTGCGATCGCGTTGTCCCATGACGGCGGTGTGGACGCGACTTTGCGGCTCGACAGTGACACTGCAGTGCCGGAAAGCGTGACCGCGACGGTCAAGAGCGCGTCGGCCATCGGCGAACAATACGTCGAGCTCACCCCGACCTCCGATGCGTCAACACCAACATTGCGCGACGGTTCACGGATCGCCAGGGATCACACTGTATTGAGCCAGGATGTCGCGGGAACGTTGAAGGAGGCCGAAAAGCTCGTCGACTCCCTCAGCAATAGTCGGCTGCAGGACCTGTTGCGCGAAACCTTCAAGGCGTTCGACGGTTCCGGACCAGAACTGGCACGCTTACTCGAATCTTCACGTCTTCTTGTCGACGAAGCCAACTCCCACGCCACTGAGACCACCGCGCTGATTGATCAGGCGGGACCATTCCTGGACGTCCAGATCCGCAGTGGCGACGACATCAAACAACTCGCCGACAGCTTGGCACGCTTCACCACGGACGTGCGCACCGCCGATCCCCAACTACGCACGTTGCTCCGCACCGCACCCGGCGCCGCCGAGCAGGCAGGTGCCACGTTCGCCGGCATCAGTCCGTCCTTTCCCATGCTCGCCGCGAACCTCGCCAACTTCGGCCGCATCGGCGTCATCTACCACAAGTCCATCGAACAAGCGCTGGTCATCTTCCCTGCGCTCACCGCCGCGCTCACGACCATCTCCACCCAGGAGCCCCTCGACGAAGGCGCCAAGACCGACTTCAAGATCAACTTGGGTGACCCCCCGCCATGTTCGGTCGGCTATATGCCGCCCACACAAATCCGGAGCCCTGCCGACGAGACGTTACGTGAAGTGCCGCAGGGGATGTACTGCAAGACTGCCCAGAACGACGCGACCGTCGTTCGGGGCGCCCGCAACTATCCATGCATGGAATTTCCCGGCAAACGCGCGCCTACGGTACAGCTGTGCCGCGACCCCGAAGGCTACGTCCCCCTGGGCAGCAACCCGTGGCGCGGGCCAACGGTTCCTTACGGCACCCCCGTCACTGACCCACGTATGACGCTGCCGCAGAACAAATATCCCTATATTCCCCCCGAGGCCGACTACGACCCCGGGCCGCCTGTGGTCAATTTGCCGCCCGGTGTAGCGCCAGGCCCGGGCCCAGCACTGACGCCGCCGTACCCTCTGCCTGTTCCACCGAATACGCCGGGGCCACAACCCTTTCCGCTGCCCTACCAGGCACCGCCGGACCAGACCCTTCCGCCCTCCGGGCGGCCGCCCGCCAGCCCTCAGCCGCCGGTGCAGCAAAGCCCGCCCGCTCCACCCGCGCTGCCCGCGGAGGCCGCACCGACCGGCAGCGTCCAGCCGCAAGCCGCTGAGTTACCAAGCGCTGCTTACGACGAAAGATCGGGAGCATTCCTCGATCCCCACGGAGGCATCAGCGTCTACGCCGCCGGCGGATCAGAATTTTCCCCTGCGGAGAACTGGGTCGACCTGATGCTTGCTCCACGTTCCTGA
- a CDS encoding MCE family protein, whose product MPTTRSRRSAASLTVVTLLVTGCQFTGVNSLDMPGTVGHGKGSFVVTVELPNVSSLPQNSPVKVDDVTVGSVSGVEAMQRSDGSFYAAVKLSLASEVDLPANAVVRVAQTSLLGSQHIELATPDTTPAVGHLSSGATIPISQAANYPTTEEVLSSLGIVVSKGNLGALQDITDELYAAVVGRASQFDGLIPRLAELAASIDQQTDDIIAAAEGLDRVARILADGNDKLARALDALPGALGVLNDNADNVVNAFAALKRLSEVAARLLSQTKADLAADLKDAYPVVKAFADSADDVVDSLPYLPTFPLPGAYLDQAVRGDFLNAFVTIDLTLRRLGETVFTTSRLDPNMKHLSEVVNPPDFLTGAMANLSGQAADPFTIPPLSGAPG is encoded by the coding sequence GTGCCAACCACACGCTCTCGGCGCAGCGCGGCCAGCCTCACCGTTGTTACCCTGCTCGTCACTGGATGTCAGTTCACGGGCGTGAACTCACTGGACATGCCCGGCACCGTCGGCCACGGCAAAGGATCATTTGTCGTCACAGTGGAACTACCCAACGTGTCGAGCCTTCCCCAAAACTCGCCGGTCAAGGTCGACGACGTGACCGTTGGCAGCGTGTCGGGAGTCGAGGCAATGCAGCGTAGCGACGGCAGCTTCTATGCCGCGGTGAAACTCTCACTGGCCTCGGAGGTCGACCTACCCGCCAATGCAGTAGTACGGGTGGCCCAGACCTCACTGCTGGGATCCCAACATATCGAGCTCGCTACCCCCGACACCACGCCAGCCGTCGGGCATTTGTCCAGCGGTGCAACCATTCCCATTAGCCAAGCTGCAAACTACCCCACCACAGAGGAAGTGCTGTCGTCGCTCGGCATCGTCGTCAGCAAGGGCAATCTCGGCGCGCTGCAGGATATTACCGATGAGCTCTACGCAGCCGTGGTAGGGCGCGCGAGCCAGTTCGACGGGCTCATCCCGCGCTTGGCCGAGCTGGCAGCATCGATTGATCAGCAGACCGACGACATCATTGCCGCAGCCGAAGGACTCGATCGCGTCGCGCGGATTCTCGCCGACGGCAACGACAAACTCGCTCGCGCCCTCGATGCCCTGCCGGGCGCGCTAGGGGTCCTCAATGACAACGCCGACAATGTGGTCAACGCATTCGCGGCGCTCAAACGGTTGTCCGAAGTGGCCGCGCGGCTGCTGTCGCAGACCAAGGCCGACCTCGCAGCAGACCTCAAGGACGCCTACCCCGTAGTGAAGGCGTTCGCCGACAGCGCCGACGACGTGGTCGATTCGTTGCCCTACCTCCCGACCTTTCCCCTACCCGGCGCCTACCTTGACCAGGCCGTGCGGGGAGACTTCCTCAACGCCTTCGTCACGATCGACCTCACCTTGCGCCGCCTTGGGGAGACGGTCTTCACCACGTCGCGGCTGGATCCGAACATGAAGCACCTCAGCGAGGTAGTGAACCCACCGGACTTTCTTACCGGCGCGATGGCGAATCTTTCCGGGCAGGCTGCGGACCCGTTCACGATCCCGCCGCTATCGGGAGCACCCGGCTGA
- a CDS encoding MCE family protein yields MTADKSHWRNRIRNAALAALVLMLGASTYMVWPRPHPLRLEALFTSAVGLYPGDEVKVAGVPVGTITSIEPSVTHTSVKMTVGNNIHIPADAQALLVAPNLVSARFIELTPVYADGPAMTDGTVIDTDRTAVPVEWDDVKAELTQLSAQLGPQPGSLQGPLTSFVNQAADTFDGQGESFRQAVRELSQTAGRLGDSRTDLLGTVKNLHTLVDALSNSNEEIVAFSSHIASVSQVLADSSTDLSASLDTLNGALSDIRGFLRDNNEALIGQIDKLTNFTTLLNDHGEDIEQILHMAPHGLQNFYNIYNPAQGSVSGILTVPSFANPVQLVCGSVETGATPDYYKRAEICRQRMAPVLDRITANYPPILLRPITSITAYKGQVTYDTPETEAKSRTPVSQLQWLPAPGVTPPSVPADGDLTSLLLPAAPPPADGGPPSAPAQSSPPPVGFPPPPTELSPPPPGFLPSPTELSPPPPGFPPPPATQAPPVDTHGGG; encoded by the coding sequence ATGACTGCCGATAAATCACACTGGCGCAACCGGATCCGCAACGCCGCCCTCGCCGCCCTGGTACTGATGCTCGGTGCAAGCACCTACATGGTGTGGCCGCGTCCGCACCCATTGCGACTTGAGGCGCTGTTTACCTCGGCGGTCGGGCTCTATCCCGGCGACGAAGTAAAGGTGGCGGGCGTCCCAGTGGGCACCATCACCTCGATCGAACCGTCCGTAACGCACACGTCCGTGAAAATGACCGTCGGCAACAATATTCACATCCCCGCCGATGCCCAAGCGTTGCTCGTCGCACCCAACCTCGTCTCAGCCAGATTCATCGAACTGACCCCGGTATACGCCGACGGTCCGGCGATGACCGATGGCACCGTCATCGATACCGACCGCACAGCGGTGCCGGTGGAATGGGACGACGTCAAAGCGGAACTGACCCAACTCAGTGCCCAATTGGGCCCCCAGCCGGGGTCGCTGCAGGGTCCGCTCACATCATTTGTCAACCAAGCCGCCGATACCTTCGACGGCCAAGGCGAGTCATTCCGCCAAGCAGTGCGAGAACTCTCCCAAACCGCGGGCCGCCTGGGTGATTCGCGCACAGACCTGCTGGGAACAGTCAAGAATCTGCACACCCTCGTCGATGCACTGTCGAACAGCAATGAAGAGATCGTGGCATTCTCCAGCCATATCGCTTCGGTGTCACAGGTGCTCGCCGACAGCTCGACCGACCTCAGCGCGTCGCTGGACACCCTCAACGGCGCGCTGTCCGACATCCGAGGATTCCTCAGGGACAACAACGAAGCACTCATCGGCCAGATCGACAAGCTGACCAACTTCACGACGCTGCTTAACGATCACGGCGAGGATATTGAGCAGATCCTTCACATGGCACCCCATGGCCTGCAAAACTTTTACAACATCTACAACCCGGCGCAAGGGTCGGTGTCGGGCATCCTCACCGTGCCGTCATTTGCGAATCCGGTGCAACTGGTCTGTGGATCGGTGGAAACCGGCGCGACACCGGATTACTACAAACGCGCCGAGATCTGCCGCCAGCGGATGGCACCGGTACTTGACCGCATAACTGCGAACTACCCGCCAATCCTGTTGCGCCCGATCACCAGCATCACCGCCTACAAGGGACAGGTCACCTACGACACTCCAGAGACCGAAGCGAAGTCCCGGACTCCGGTGTCCCAACTGCAATGGCTCCCCGCACCGGGGGTGACACCTCCGTCGGTACCTGCAGACGGAGATCTCACCAGCTTGCTGCTACCAGCCGCTCCGCCACCGGCGGACGGAGGCCCTCCGTCCGCTCCGGCACAGTCCAGCCCTCCGCCTGTCGGCTTCCCGCCGCCTCCCACCGAGCTCAGTCCGCCACCGCCGGGTTTCCTGCCCTCTCCCACCGAGCTCAGCCCGCCACCGCCGGGATTCCCGCCCCCTCCGGCAACGCAGGCTCCTCCCGTCGACACCCATGGAGGTGGCTAG
- a CDS encoding MCE family protein yields MPSRIESAPYERDPLRTGIFGIVLVVCLMLVSFGYSQLPFWPQGRHYDAYFVNAAGIVPGNDVQIFGYSVGTVKTVELENRTAKVSFTVDSDLKIGDQSTVAIKSDTVLGQKALEVAPAGSGSVTTIPLGRTTTPYSLSTALQDLGRNVGDLDKSRLTEALGVLTDAMRDATPQLRGTLDGVTALSRSINDRDDQIQQLLARAKAVSDVLAHRSKQMNQLIVEGNQLFAALSQKRRSLGILIGGIDDLARQITGFVADNRKEFGPALTKLNLVLDNLETRRAQIDDSLRRLPNFANQLGEVVGSGPGFSANVYGVPPPQITGMALDAYFQPGKLPDSLADFLRGVIVDRAIIRPRSP; encoded by the coding sequence GTGCCTTCAAGAATTGAATCCGCACCATACGAACGCGACCCCCTGCGCACTGGCATCTTCGGCATCGTGCTGGTGGTCTGCCTGATGCTGGTCTCGTTTGGGTACTCTCAGCTGCCGTTCTGGCCGCAAGGCCGCCACTACGACGCCTACTTCGTCAACGCCGCCGGAATCGTGCCCGGAAATGACGTCCAGATCTTTGGCTACAGCGTGGGGACGGTCAAGACCGTCGAACTGGAGAATCGCACAGCCAAGGTCAGTTTCACCGTCGACAGCGACTTAAAGATCGGCGATCAATCTACGGTCGCCATCAAATCCGACACAGTCCTTGGACAGAAAGCCTTGGAGGTCGCGCCCGCCGGGTCAGGTTCAGTGACAACAATTCCTTTGGGACGCACCACAACCCCGTATTCGCTGAGCACCGCACTACAGGATCTCGGACGCAATGTCGGCGACCTTGACAAGTCTCGGCTTACCGAAGCATTGGGCGTATTAACCGACGCTATGCGCGATGCCACGCCGCAGCTTCGCGGCACCCTCGACGGCGTGACCGCATTGTCGCGCAGCATCAATGACCGCGACGACCAGATCCAACAACTGCTGGCACGCGCCAAAGCCGTGTCCGACGTGCTGGCGCACAGATCAAAGCAGATGAACCAGCTCATCGTGGAAGGCAACCAGCTGTTCGCCGCACTGTCGCAGAAAAGGCGGTCGTTGGGGATCCTGATCGGCGGAATCGACGATCTTGCGCGGCAAATTACAGGCTTCGTCGCCGACAACCGCAAGGAGTTCGGGCCTGCCCTCACCAAGCTGAACCTGGTGCTCGACAACCTCGAGACCCGCCGCGCACAAATCGACGACTCTCTGCGGCGACTTCCGAACTTCGCCAATCAGCTCGGAGAAGTCGTGGGCTCAGGACCAGGCTTCAGCGCCAACGTCTACGGTGTGCCCCCACCACAAATCACCGGAATGGCTTTGGACGCCTACTTCCAGCCCGGCAAGCTACCGGACAGCCTGGCCGACTTCCTCCGGGGAGTCATCGTCGACCGAGCCATCATCAGGCCGAGGTCACCGTGA
- a CDS encoding MCE family protein has protein sequence MPERRTGVKVAVFTVVMVLIAAVLVITFGKFKFGSGHEYRAEFASVSRLKAGQDVRISGVTVGSVKNIAIAGDHVNVTFDVNDRYQLYTSTRAVIRYEDLVGNRYLEITAGPGDLRKLAAGSTIPRSNTQPALDLDALLGGLRPVLKGLDGTKINEVSNAMIELLQGDGGPLADLLSSTGSFTQSLAARDELIGEVISNLNTVLGSVDEKSSQLDTSIDQLQKLVTTLNQGRDPIAGAIDPLASAQSDLTDLLASSRRPLQGVIENVRPLATTLDDRKDEVNAVLDRTPTNYARLASLGAYGSFFNIFFCSIQFKLNGPAGSDILIPAAAPVDPTKGRCAFKN, from the coding sequence ATGCCAGAACGGCGTACTGGCGTGAAGGTGGCTGTGTTCACCGTGGTGATGGTTCTCATCGCCGCAGTGCTGGTCATTACCTTCGGTAAGTTCAAATTTGGTTCCGGGCATGAGTATCGCGCCGAGTTTGCATCGGTCTCACGCCTCAAGGCCGGCCAAGACGTCCGCATCTCGGGAGTCACCGTCGGCAGCGTAAAGAACATCGCCATTGCCGGCGATCACGTGAACGTGACTTTCGACGTCAATGACCGGTACCAGCTATATACCTCGACGCGTGCCGTCATCCGGTACGAAGACCTCGTCGGCAACCGCTACCTGGAGATCACCGCAGGGCCGGGCGACCTCCGCAAGCTGGCCGCCGGCTCCACCATCCCCCGATCCAATACGCAACCGGCGCTGGACCTCGATGCCTTGCTAGGGGGCCTGCGCCCGGTTCTGAAAGGGCTCGACGGAACTAAGATCAACGAAGTCAGCAATGCCATGATCGAGCTGCTGCAGGGCGATGGTGGACCGCTGGCGGACCTGCTGTCCAGCACAGGGTCGTTTACTCAATCACTGGCAGCACGTGATGAACTCATTGGCGAGGTCATCTCGAATCTCAACACTGTCCTCGGCTCGGTGGACGAGAAGAGTTCGCAGCTGGACACCAGCATCGACCAGTTGCAGAAGCTCGTTACGACGTTGAACCAAGGTCGAGATCCGATCGCGGGTGCGATCGACCCGCTCGCGTCCGCGCAAAGCGACCTAACTGACCTGCTCGCCTCATCGCGCCGTCCCCTTCAAGGGGTGATCGAGAACGTGCGCCCGCTGGCGACCACGTTGGATGACCGCAAGGACGAGGTGAACGCGGTCCTAGACCGCACGCCCACGAACTACGCCCGGCTGGCGTCACTGGGCGCCTACGGATCGTTTTTCAACATCTTCTTCTGCTCCATCCAGTTCAAGCTCAACGGCCCCGCCGGAAGTGACATCCTCATCCCCGCCGCCGCACCCGTCGATCCGACTAAGGGACGCTGTGCCTTCAAGAATTGA
- a CDS encoding MCE family protein: MRIAALVLVGAIAAVAVLTYFSYAGAFTPTAAVIVTSPRAGLLMEPDAKVKYLGLQVGKVSAVEYDGNDARLTLAIRSDQMTFIPSNALIRIASNTVFGAKAVEFMPPDAPSPTALAPGAHLQAGSVSVEVNTLFQTLVNTLHKINPIELNATLTAVSTGLRNNGDDLGATLAGINTLLTQINPKLPTLQNDFQKAADVANIYADAAPDLVEVLDNTPALSDTLVDSRGDLTATLLAAVGLADNGYNALAPAEEDLVNAVQRLRAPLKVLADYSPEYGCIFKAIATLDERYGPSLGGTVPGLFVSVSFIPGSAPYTYPESLPIVNASGGPNCRGLPDLPTKQFGGSYYHAPFLVTDNAYVPYQPNTELQFDAPSTLQFLFNGAYAERDDY, encoded by the coding sequence GTGAGGATCGCAGCTCTGGTGCTCGTTGGCGCGATCGCCGCTGTTGCAGTGCTTACCTATTTCTCCTACGCGGGGGCATTCACGCCGACCGCCGCCGTCATCGTGACATCGCCAAGGGCTGGCCTGCTGATGGAACCCGATGCCAAGGTCAAGTACCTCGGCCTCCAAGTGGGCAAGGTGAGTGCTGTCGAGTATGACGGCAACGACGCCCGGCTCACCCTCGCTATCCGCAGCGACCAGATGACCTTCATTCCGTCGAACGCCCTCATTCGGATTGCCAGCAACACGGTCTTTGGTGCGAAAGCTGTCGAATTCATGCCGCCGGACGCCCCATCACCCACGGCTCTGGCGCCGGGGGCGCACCTGCAGGCGGGGTCGGTGTCGGTCGAGGTGAACACCTTGTTTCAAACGCTGGTCAACACTCTGCACAAGATCAACCCAATCGAACTCAATGCAACGTTAACGGCCGTCAGCACGGGTCTGCGCAATAACGGAGATGACCTCGGTGCGACGCTCGCTGGCATCAACACCCTTCTCACACAGATCAATCCGAAGCTGCCAACGCTGCAGAATGACTTCCAGAAGGCCGCCGACGTTGCCAACATCTACGCCGATGCCGCCCCCGACCTCGTTGAGGTACTCGATAACACCCCGGCCCTCAGCGATACTCTCGTCGATTCCCGCGGGGACCTCACCGCAACGCTCCTCGCAGCGGTTGGCTTGGCGGACAACGGATACAACGCGTTAGCGCCCGCAGAGGAGGATCTGGTCAACGCGGTGCAAAGGCTACGGGCCCCACTCAAGGTGCTCGCCGACTATTCACCTGAGTATGGGTGCATCTTCAAGGCGATCGCCACGTTGGACGAGCGGTACGGCCCTAGCCTCGGCGGGACCGTGCCCGGATTGTTTGTCTCAGTGAGCTTCATTCCCGGTTCGGCGCCCTACACGTACCCCGAGAGTCTGCCCATCGTCAACGCCTCGGGCGGCCCGAATTGCCGTGGGCTGCCCGATCTGCCGACTAAGCAGTTCGGTGGGTCGTACTACCACGCGCCGTTCTTGGTTACCGACAACGCCTATGTCCCTTATCAGCCCAACACGGAGTTGCAGTTCGACGCACCCTCAACGTTGCAGTTTCTTTTTAACGGCGCCTATGCCGAACGGGACGACTACTGA